The following proteins are encoded in a genomic region of Zea mays cultivar B73 chromosome 9, Zm-B73-REFERENCE-NAM-5.0, whole genome shotgun sequence:
- the LOC103638541 gene encoding ABC transporter G family member 28, whose product MASSLLVCLVFLSAAAAAGAVTPRRSLAAQARSGDIASLAAGSPMVAGLMNERLKALTTSFAQQMGREFHYCIKNMDREWNTAFNFSSDPAFLTACMKETDGDLPQRVCTAAEMKFYFESFLEGNGRKNYVRPNKNCNLTSWIDGCEPGWSCSAGKDQEVNLKDAVNIPSRTLDCRGCCAGFFCPHGLTCMIPCPLGAYCPQSTLNKTTGICDPYHYQPPAGKPNHTCGGADRWADVVSTDDVFCPPGYYCPSTVKKLDCSSGFYCRKGSILKTKCFHKGSCKPNSTNQDITIFGALLVGALSLVLLIIYNFSGQLLMNREKKQAKSREAAVRHARETAVARERWKTAKDIAKKHAAGLQSSLSRTFSRKRSLRTHESSKGGTGAGLPSTSGDQTTTNEAGGKKEDSHTDMARSTEDNPEKGEGVSVQVGGGEKKKTKGKHAHTQSQIFKYAYGQIEKEKMMEQEAQNLTFSGVISMATDEDIKKRPTVEIAFKDLTLTLKGSKKKLLRSVTGKLMAGRVAAVMGPSGAGKTTFLSAIAGKATGCETTGMILINGKTEPIRAYKRIIGFVPQDDIVHGNLTVQENLWFNARCRLSADMLKADKVLVVERVIESLGLQAVRDSLVGTVEQRGISGGQRKRVNVGLEMVMEPSVLILDEPTSGLDSASSLLLLRALRREALEGVNISMVVHQPSYTLYRMFDDLILLAKGGMTVYHGPVKKVEEYFAGLSIVVPDRVNPPDYYIDILEGIVKPDAKEPVNVKDLPIRWMLHNGYEVPRDMLQSASDSESSLRGERGHASGSDAGQSIAGEVWGNVRDIVGQKKDEYDYNKTSENLSNRRTPGILRQYKYYLGRCGKQRLREARIQGVDYLILGLAGICLGTLAKVSDETFGALGYTYTVIAVSLLCKIGALRSFSLEKIHYWRERASGMSSLAYFLSKDTIDHFNTIIKPIVYLSMFYFFNNPRSSIWENYVVLLALVYCVTGIGYTFAIFFQPSSAQLWSALLPVVLTLIATQQKDTFFANLCYTKWALEAFVIANAQKYSGVWLITRCGSLLNSGYDINDRILCIVVLVANGVIFRCVAFFCMVIFQKD is encoded by the exons ATGGCGTCGTCCCTCCTCGTGTGCCTCGTCTTTCTGTCCGCGGCTGCGGCCGCCGGCGCTGTGACCCCCCGCCGGTCCCTCGCGGCACAGGCGAGATCAGGCGACATTGCGTCCCTGGCGGCTGGGAGCCCGATGGTGGCAGGGCTCATGAACGAACGGCTCAAGGCCCTCACCACCTCCTTTGCGCAGCAGATGGGCAGGGAGTTCCACTACTGCATCAAGAACAT GGACCGGGAGTGGAACACTGCCTTCAATTTCTCTTCCGATCCCGCCTTCCTGACAGCCTGCATGAAGGAAACCGACG GTGACCTACCGCAGCGCGTGTGCACGGCCGCAGAGATGAAGTTCTACTTCGAGAGCTTCCTCGAAGGCAACGGAAGGAAGAACTACGTGAGACCGAACAAGAACTGCAACCTTACTTCATGGATCGACGGGTGTGAGCCTGGATGGTCCTGCAGCGCCGGCAAGGACCAGGAGGTCAACTTAAAAGACGCCGTCAACATCCCGTCCAGAACCCTTGACTGCCGAGGTTGCTGTGCTGGCTTCTTTTGCCCTCATGGGCTCACTTGCATGATAC CATGTCCTCTGGGAGCCTACTGCCCTCAGTCCACTCTGAATAAAACAACTGGAATCTGTGATCC CTACCACTATCAACCACCTGCCGGGAAGCCGAATCACACGTGTGGCGGTGCTGATAGATGGGCGGACGTCGTTAGCACCGACGATGTTTTCTGTCCACCTGGCTACTACTGTCCAAGCACAGTGAAGAAACTCGATTGTAGTAGTGG GTTCTATTGTCGGAAGGGTTCAATTTTGAAAACCA AATGCTTCCACAAAGGAAGCTGTAAACCAAACTCCACAAATCAGGACATCACCATATTCGGTGCGCTGCTTGTG GGTGCTCTGAGTTTGGTGCTGTTGATCATTTACAACTTCTCCGGACAACTCCTGATGAACCGGGAGAAGAAGCAAGCAAAATCTCGGGAGGCTGCTGTGAGACACGCTAGAGAGACCGCCGTGGCCCGTGAGAGATGGAAAACAGCCAAAGACATCGCAAAGAAGCACGCCGCAGGCCTGCAGTCGTCGCTGTCCCGCACGTTCTCACGCAAGAGAAGTCTTAGGACACACGAGTCGAGCAAAGGAGGCACCGGTGCTGGTCTGCCTTCAACAAGCGGTGACCAGACGACGACGAACGAAGCAGGAGGGAAGAAGGAGGATAGCCATACTGACATGGCGCGTTCGACTGAAGACAACCCTGAAAAGGGCGAAGGAGTCAGTGTGCAAGTGGGGGgaggagagaaaaagaagacCAAAGGGAAGCATGCGCATACCCAGAGCCAGATTTTCAAGTATGCGTACGGGCAGATTGAAAAGGAAAAGATGATGGAACAGGAGGCCCAGAACCTTACGTTTTCAGGAGTGATATCGATGGCCACCGATGAAGATATCAAGAAAAGGCCCACGGTTGAGATCGCTTTCAAAGACCTCACCCTGACACTGAAGGGGAGCAAGAAGAAGCTTCTGAGGTCAGTGACGGGAAAACTCATGGCTGGAAGGGTGGCTGCCGTGATGGGCCCATCAGGCGCCGGAAAGACCACGTTCCTGAGTGCGATTGCCGGCAAGGCAACAGGATGCGAAACGACAGGGATGATACTCATAAATGGCAAGACGGAACCCATCCGCGCGTACAAGAGAATAATCGGCTTTGTCCCGCAGGACGACATCGTGCATGGGAACTTGACAGTTCAGGAGAACCTCTGGTTCAATGCAAGATGCAG GCTCTCCGCTGACATGTTAAAGGCCGATAAGGTTCTTGTCGTGGAGAGAGTGATCGAGTCCTTGGGGCTGCAAGCAGTCCGTGATTCCTTGGTGGGAACTGTCGAGCAGCGAGGCATCTCGGGCGGCCAGCGCAAACGAGTGAACGTCGGGCTAGAGATGGTCATGGAACCCTCGGTCTTGATCTTAGACGAGCCGACATCAGGCCTGGACAGCGCCTCGTCCTTGCTTTTACTTCGTGCCCTACGCAGGGAAGCTCTCGAGGGTGTCAACATCTCTATGGTCGTCCATCAGCCCAG CTACACACTGTACAGGATGTTTGACGATCTGATACTTCTGGCGAAAGGCGGCATGACTGTGTACCACGGGCCTGTGAAGAAAGTGGAGGAGTACTTTGCAGGACTGAGCATTGTGGTGCCGGACCGCGTGAACCCACCGGACTACTATATCGACATCTTGGAAGGAATCGTGAAGCCGGACGCAAAGGAACCAGTCAATGTGAAGGATCTCCCCATCAGATGGATGCTGCACAATGGGTATGAAGTCCCCCGGGACATGCTGCAGAGTGCCTCTGACTCAGAATCATCTCTCAGAGGGGAAAGAGGCCATGCCTCGGGAAGTGACGCTGGCCAATCTATTGCTGGTGAAGTGTGGGGTAATGTCAGGGACATAGTTGGGCAGAAGAAGGATGAGTATGATTACAACAAAACTTCTGAAAACCTGTCGAATCGACGTACTCCTGGCATCCTTAGGCAATACAAATACTACCTGGGGAG GTGTGGCAAGCAGCGGCTTCGAGAGGCTCGAATACAAGGTGTTGACTATCTCATACTTGGCCTTGCCGGTATATGTCTGGGCACACTCGCTAAAGTGAGCGATGAGACATTTGGAGCGCTTGGCTACACGTACACTGTCATTGCTGTGT CTCTGCTGTGCAAGATTGGGGCCTTGAGATCGTTCTCGCTGGAGAAGATACACTACTGGAGGGAGAGAGCGTCCGGCATGAGCTCGCTGGCATACTTCCTGTCCAAAGACACGATAGATCACTTCAACACGATAATCAAGCCCATCGTCTACCTCTCCATGTTTTACTTCTTCAACAACCCAAGGTCATCGATCTGGGAGAACTATGTCGTCCTTCTTGCGCTCGTCTACTGCGTGACGGGGATTGGATACACCTTCGCCATCTTCTTCCAGCCAAGTTCTGCGCAGCTG TGGTCGGCGCTCCTTCCGGTTGTTCTAACCCTGATAGCAACCCAGCAAAAGGACACCTTCTTCGCAAACCTGTGCTACACAAAGTGGGCTCTGGAAGCATTTGTGATTGCAAATGCGCAGAAGTATTCCGGCGTCTGGCTCATAACACGCTGCGGCTCGCTGTTGAATAGTGGCTACGACATCAACGACAGAATCCTCTGCATAGTGGTTCTTGTTGCCAATGGTGTGATATTCCGGTGCGTGGCATTCTTCTGCATGGTCATCTTCCAGAAAGACTGA